The following DNA comes from Terriglobales bacterium.
ACCGACCTGCTGCGCGTCCTTCAGGAGCGTGAGATCGTTCGCGTGGGCGGCAACCAGCCCATCCGCGTAGACTTCCGCTGCATCGCTGCCACCAACAAGCCACTGGAGAAACTGATCGAGGACCGCGTCTTCCGTCCCGACCTGTACTACCGGCTCAACGTCTTCCGCATCGAGATTCCGCCGCTACGGGAGCGCCGCGGGGACATCCCCTTGCTGGTCGACCACTTTGTGCGCAAGTTCTCGCTCTCCATGAACAAGCGCATTCAGCGCGTCGGTCCCGAGGTGATGGAGCTGCTCCAGCAGCAGGATTGGCCCGGCAACGTGCGCGAATTGGAGAATGCCGTCGAGCGCGCCATGGTCGTGGCCCAGGAGCCGGAACTCCGCGAGCACGACTTCCTGCTTCAGCCGCGCACCGGCGCCGAAGAGCCGCGCACGCTGGAGGAGGCCGAGCGCCTTCACATCCTGCGCGTGCTGGAGCAGTGCGGCTGGAACCAGACCCGTGCCGCTGACGTGCTGGGGATCGATCGCGTTACCCTGCACAACAAGCTCAAGAAGTACGGATGGACCAGGCCGGCCGCCGTGAACCAATGAGGTTCCTCCACCTGTTGCCGGTGGGCAAGATCGAGGCGCGGTTGCTCGAAGGGCTGCGTCCGCACCTGACCACGGCCTTCGGTATGCCCTGCCGGCTTCTGCCCAACGCATTGGATCCCGCATTCGCATTTCAGCCCGGGCGACAGCAGTACCACTCCACGGAGATCCTCGACCGTTTGCGCACCTGCGTCGTGCCGGACACCTGGCGGCTGCTCGGCGTCACCGCCGCCGACGTCTGCATCCCCATCCTTACTTTCGTGTTCGGCGAAGCCCAACGAAACGGGGCCTGCGCTCTGGTTTCCACGCATCGCCTGCGCCAGGAGTTTTATGGACTACCGCCCGACTCGGGTTTGCTGGAAGGCCGCCTGCTCAAAGAGGCCCTCCACGAGTTGGGGCACACGCTCGACCTTCGCCATTGCGAGGACTACACCTGCGCGATGGCCGCGGCCCATTCCGTCGAATGGATCGACCTTAGGGCACCACGTTTCTGCGAACATTGCCGGGCGCGCATTGCGACCAAGAGCCTCGAGCGGGAATGGGTTAGCGCCCGCTGAATTCTGCATCACCCTCTGTTGCGAGTTTCATCGCATCCCTAAGCCCTTGAAAATACCGCTTTGCTTCGAGTTTTCGCCCTCCTGGCGCTTGTGCGGGGCGTTGAATTCTTCAACTGCCCACGATGGAGAAATTCATCGATTGGTTTGGGATCTGTCCAAGCAAGTCATCTTTTTCTCCTTTGTTCCCAAAGTCATGAACCGAGTCCAGCCTGCTCGGCTCGGTTGTGGCCGACCGATTGCTCCTTCAAGGTTGGCAACCGTCATCCGGTGGTTCGACGGCGGCCGGAGGTGCCTTATGGTTGTGCTACTCGTAATCGCGACTTTCGCAATCTTCCTGCTGATCGACTACCTGCGTAATCCTCAACCCGCGCTCGAGTTGCAGCCCCGGCCGGCAACGCAGCCTCAGCTTGCGGCAGCCGTCCCGCGCCCGCGGCCGGCCCTGGTCAGCGGGTTCTTCCTGCCGGAGAATCTGCGCTACCACCCCGGACACACCTGGGCGCTGAGCGAGAGCCCGCAGTTGGTACGCGTCGGCCTGGACGATTTTGCCGCGCGCCTGGCCGGGAAGCTCGACGACGTGACCTTGCCGCAGCGCGGCCAGTGGTTGCGCCAGGGCGAGAAGACCTGGACCCTGCGTCGCGATGGCTCCGCGGTGGAGATGGTGTCGCCCATCGAAGGTGAAGTGACCGACGTCAACCAGGCCGTGCTCCTCGATCCAGACCTGGCACGGCGCGATCCCTACGGTGAAGGCTGGCTGCTCAAGGTGCAGGCGCCGGATGCCAAGACCAGTTTCCGCAACCTGCTGGGCGGCACGCTCGCCCGTTCCTGGATGGAAGACGCTGCCACTCGCATGCATCGGCAGGTGCCCGCAGCGCTGGGTGCTGTGGCCCAGGATGGTGGCGTGGCTCTGGCGGATCTCACCTCCCACATGCCCGATGCCGACTGGACCCGCCTGGCCCGTGAGTTCTTCCTCTCCTAGGAGGCAGTTGACGACAGGCACAACCAGGCACCTTTGGCCGCGCCGGTCGACTTGTCGAACCAGCGCGGCCCGCTGTTCTCATCTTTGCGGACCAACCCGCAGTTGGGATAATGGCACCTTCCCGGACGCTACCGGCGAACGGACCCAGGGATAAACATAAGGTGTACGACGTCCTGATCATCGGTGGCGGTATCGTGGGACTGGCAACCGCCTTCGAACTCGCGCGGCGCCAACCCAACCTGCGCGTCATTGTTTTGGAAAAGGAACCGACGCTGGCCGCCCACCAGAGCGGCCACAACAGCGGCGTCATCCACTCCGGCATCTATTACCGTCCGGGCTCGCTCAAGGCGCGCCTGTGTGTCGAAGGCGCGGCGGCCATGCTCGCCTTCTGCCGCGAGCATGGA
Coding sequences within:
- a CDS encoding archaemetzincin family Zn-dependent metalloprotease yields the protein MRFLHLLPVGKIEARLLEGLRPHLTTAFGMPCRLLPNALDPAFAFQPGRQQYHSTEILDRLRTCVVPDTWRLLGVTAADVCIPILTFVFGEAQRNGACALVSTHRLRQEFYGLPPDSGLLEGRLLKEALHELGHTLDLRHCEDYTCAMAAAHSVEWIDLRAPRFCEHCRARIATKSLEREWVSAR
- a CDS encoding glycine cleavage system protein H — its product is MVVLLVIATFAIFLLIDYLRNPQPALELQPRPATQPQLAAAVPRPRPALVSGFFLPENLRYHPGHTWALSESPQLVRVGLDDFAARLAGKLDDVTLPQRGQWLRQGEKTWTLRRDGSAVEMVSPIEGEVTDVNQAVLLDPDLARRDPYGEGWLLKVQAPDAKTSFRNLLGGTLARSWMEDAATRMHRQVPAALGAVAQDGGVALADLTSHMPDADWTRLAREFFLS